In Naumovozyma castellii chromosome 1, complete genome, one DNA window encodes the following:
- the SFI1 gene encoding Sfi1p (ancestral locus Anc_5.215) has product MDSVAAFNEEGRDTVSDSTSTSELLNRVPIRRNGDNSAAELIPSINQRRHSWSDSTDILISRPLYELLDDIHISSPVPHDLDPGPDVQFKNISDLDEVITTSNDATDPSFRYNSQIQGDLHMLYNNIQVFLIRNKMSLEFLKIFKKYVSYLIADGFDPYENDFVLRIQHELDGSYKLSSVLKEILNVFLLKPNTLLTKLTHWEYSNSERNLKKYFRFWLYSYDVKESLRIRSSQWDGYVIGKWFDTWRLNYSHKVELPLQDATQFDEDRLANNMWDIMERKMILFKAQNDMASNYLAQRVWNKIKSRRDKIKTMQGNVEVFLRQKDLANAIRFWKLAKLSNKARRIIRDHTLQRKIVSKLKSKLSQMNNLDKRAMVYNRMFVLGKYTKLWSEQSTKHQRTSADKRRMEELFIKSKTLKIIENVMQRRKQEIVARQTLDQLLKAFIFQKVWKRRFLDRSNYYRIVNRQELEQKRKYLVIWGRHLMWKTKAFENYRRDLGRKYLKIWILKRRQQLRERQVLGCYFKKWNKIVHINQKLVQYEHKQFLLKFINLWKVHKVKNTFNLEKSISQNSQRIKLELIRKWHREAFFWEEQRKKADIFCKLKIIIKLKRKSTEILSSYERSEKIIPIFQCRSKLSTYFSIWRKQSLTLRDKKLRHMLSQYQYKRAKYMKKRYFNFWNQRYSFFCIECVLISQGSQDGRLKKYAIDCFKERMLDQYDRIEISEEFRTEHLLEKSMLKWRVHFSQLGELQRILDLRINDSNLSILQDYSKIWSMKLMKVSRNNETVQIFRRRWDRATERGILLLWKNKIQSTARKSMDDHENSPNYQTPVKEPSDLWTTIPGSERIKRSKMRAMMDHYGKARRAIPSPIKSSSSLNATARKRIETQKTAVGIQWDRRSPSPRTRTSTRTNNVNSAIRKSSILLGDTQDLKPMPPPRASGITPEKTSHLSNADLLGSPTKRRPRGNDN; this is encoded by the coding sequence ATGGATTCTGTTGCTgcatttaatgaagaaggaCGAGATACAGTTTCTGACTCAACGTCCACCTCAGAGCTGCTCAACCGTGTACCAATTAGACGAAATGGCGATAATAGTGCCGCGGAGCTGATACCGTCCATCAATCAAAGACGCCATTCGTGGTCAGACTCTACTGATATATTGATTAGTAGACCATTGTATGAGTTACTTGATGACATACATATATCATCACCGGTACCGCATGATTTAGATCCAGGCCCCGATGTAcaatttaagaatatttcGGATCTGGATGAAGTAATTACAACCTCGAATGATGCTACTGATCCCTCTTTTAGGTACAATTCACAAATACAGGGTGACTTGCACATGTTATATAATAACATCCAAGTGTTTTTGATTAGAAACAAGATGTCATTGGAATTTCTTaagatattcaaaaaatatgtaAGTTACCTGATTGCCGATGGTTTTGATCCCTACGAGAACGATTTCGTCCTCCGAATACAACATGAGTTGGATGGATCTTACAAGTTGAGTTCCGTTTTGAAggaaatattgaatgtCTTCCTCTTGAAACCAAATACTCTATTGACAAAGTTGACTCATTGGGAATATTCTAATTCCGAAAGAAACCTTAAGAAATATTTCCGATTTTGGCTATATTCATATGATGTGAAAGAGTCATTAAGAATTCGTAGTAGCCAATGGGATGGTTATGTCATTGGTAAATGGTTTGACACTTGGAGATTAAACTATTCGCATAAAGTAGAGCTCCCCTTACAGGATGCTACACAGTTTGATGAGGACCGATTGGCAAATAACATGTGGGATATTATGGAAAGgaagatgatattatttaagGCACAAAATGATATGGCAAGTAACTATCTTGCACAGCGTGTatggaataaaataaaatcaagaagagacaaaataaaaactaTGCAAGGCAATGTGGAAGTATTTCTCCGACAAAAGGATCTGGCCAATGCCATTCGATTTTGGAAGTTGGCCAAGCTTTCAAATAAGGCCAGAAGGATTATAAGAGATCATACTTTGCAAAGAAAAATAGTTTCTAAATTGAAATCCAAATTAAGCCAAATGAATAACCTGGATAAACGTGCAATGGTATACAATCGAATGTTTGTTCTCGGTAAATATACGAAATTATGGTCCGAACAATCTACTAAACACCAACGAACTTCTGCCGATAAGAGGAGAATGGAAGAACTTTTCATTAAGTCCAAGACACtaaagattattgaaaatgtaaTGCAGAGAAGGAAACAGGAAATAGTTGCTAGACAGACACTTGATCAATTATTAAAGGCATTTATATTCCAAAAAGTGTGGAAAAGACGATTCTTAGACagatcaaattattatagAATTGTAAATAGGCAAGAATTAGAACAAAAACGGAAATACCTGGTCATATGGGGCCGACATCTTATGTGGAAAACTAAGGCGTTTGAAAATTACAGAAGAGACCTTGGTCGAaagtatttgaaaatatggaTACTTAAGAGACGACAACAATTACGGGAAAGGCAGGTTCTTGGTTGCTActtcaaaaaatggaaCAAGATAGTTCACATAAATCAAAAATTAGTTCAGTATGAGCATAAACAATTCTTATtaaaattcattaatttatGGAAGGTCCATAAGGTGAAGAACACTTTTAATCTTGAGAAATCCATCAGTCAAAATAGCCAAAGGATCAAGTTAGAGTTAATCAGGAAATGGCATCGTGAAGCTTTCTTCTGGGAAGAACAACGTAAAAAAGCAGACATTTTCTgtaaattgaaaattattattaaattaaagagGAAGTCGACAGAGATCTTGTCAAGCTACGAAAGATCAGAGAAGATTATCCCGATTTTTCAGTGCAGGTCCAAATTGTCAACATATTTTTCCATCTGGAGAAAACAATCACTTACCTTACGTGATAAAAAACTGAGGCACATGTTATCACAGTACCAGTATAAACGTGCCAAATAcatgaagaaaagatattttaatttttggaatcaaCGGTATAGTTTTTTTTGCATTGAATGTGTTCTCATAAGTCAAGGCTCTCAAGATGGGCGTCTTAAAAAGTATGCTATCGATTGCTTTAAAGAGAGGATGTTAGACCAGTACGATAGGATTGAAATAAGTGAGGAATTTCGAACAGAGCATCTACTAGAAAAAAGTATGCTAAAATGGCGAGTCCACTTTTCACAACTTGGTGAGTTACAAAGGATTCTTGATTTACGGATCAACGATTCTAATTTATCCATATTGCAAGACTATTCTAAAATATGGAGCATGAAACTGATGAAAGTGTCAAGAAATAACGAAACTGTGCAGATATTTAGGAGGCGTTGGGACAGGGCTACTGAGAGAGgaatattgttattatggaagaacaaaattCAATCCACCGCAAGAAAATCTATGGATGATCATGAAAACTCGCCGAACTACCAGACACCAGTAAAGGAACCAAGTGATCTCTGGACGACTATCCCAGGATCTGAACGAATAAAGCGGTCCAAGATGAGGGCAATGATGGATCATTACGGCAAAGCCAGGAGAGCCATTCCAAGTCCCATCAAATCATCGTCGTCATTAAATGCCACTGcaagaaagagaattgaGACCCAAAAAACTGCTGTTGGGATTCAATGGGATAGAAGAAGTCCATCtccaagaacaagaacaagtaCGAGAACGAATAATGTAAATTCAGCGATTAGGAAAAGCTCCATCTTATTGGGGGATACACAGGATCTGAAACCGATGCCACCTCCCCGTGCTTCGGGAATAACACCAGAGAAGACATCGCACTTATCTAATGCAGACCTGCTGGGGTCCCCTACCAAAAGAAGACCCCGTGGTAATGACAATTGA
- the OST1 gene encoding dolichyl-diphosphooligosaccharide--protein glycotransferase subunit OST1 (ancestral locus Anc_5.214), with translation MNTHIFYWLFATMALCFRTVLCESFTPTASWENLEYKRVLDVTKGYFAEKIALRVKNVDSIPISEYYLALPAHSAGKVSIFTAAIPGTDTYLNCQLVPNITVFNDGDFASYGVVHIPTPIEPNQEFSFVAAIYYNVVGIPYPEHIAITDDQYLLTETDRLPFSAYRTYEGTFSITGSDSFEEINLPENENLRGSIEGKSIVFGPWNDIQPFEKEEPVNVVYLHNAPLSDVTFLKRDVWVSHWASTLEFEEYYELTNRGAKLEKGFSRLELMKDQQQKLSIQRTHYMALIEMILPKGSFGHYYTDLVGMVSTSHVQEDHFVLKPRYPIFGGWNYNFTIGWTNQLSDFLRVSDEEDMYILSVPLLDGQQDSSYDNTQLSIYLPEGAKIANVDAPVPFVNLSLNTEKSYFDLNKGHVKVTFNFKNLANEIADGRILIKYQYTQAAFYKKPVSIAIYIFVALMSFFLLKNINLTVTDK, from the coding sequence ATGAATACTCATATCTTTTATTGGTTGTTTGCCACAATGGCACTTTGTTTCAGAACAGTCCTATGTGAGAGTTTTACTCCGACTGCATCATGggaaaatttggaatacAAACGTGTCCTGGATGTCACCAAGGGATATTTCGCAGAGAAGATTGCATTGAGAGTGAAAAATGTTGATTCCATCCCAATTAGTGAATATTACCTTGCCTTACCAGCCCATTCTGCTGGGAAAGTATCCATTTTCACAGCAGCTATTCCTGGGACAGATACATACTTGAACTGTCAATTAGTCCCTAATATCACTGTTTTCAATGACGGTGATTTTGCCTCTTATGGAGTGGTGCATATTCCTACCCCAATTGAACCTAATCAAgaattttcatttgttgCAGCTATCTATTATAATGTTGTCGGGATTCCATATCCTGAACATATCGCCATTACCGACGACCAATATTTATTGACAGAAACTGATAGATTACCATTTTCTGCTTATCGTACTTACGAAGGTACATTTTCCATTACAGGAAGTGactcttttgaagaaatcaatcttcctgaaaatgaaaaccTAAGAGGTTCCATTGAAGGAAAGTCTATCGTTTTTGGTCCTTGGAATGATATTCAACCATTTGAAAAGGAGGAGCCTGTGAATGTAGTTTATCTTCATAATGCACCATTGAGTGACGTTACTTTCTTGAAGAGAGACGTTTGGGTGTCTCATTGGGCTTCCACTCtagaatttgaagaatattatgAATTGACAAACAGAGGTGCAAAATTAGAGAAGGGTTTTTCAAGATTGGAATTAATGAAGGATCAACAGCAAAAGCTTTCTATACAGAGAACTCACTACATGGCTTTGATCGAAATGATTTTGCCAAAGGGTTCTTTCGGTCACTATTATACTGATTTGGTTGGAATGGTCTCCACATCTCATGTTCAAGAAGACCACTTTGTTTTGAAACCAAGATACCCAATCTTTGGTGGATGGAATTATAATTTTACTATTGGATGGACTAATCAATTGTCTGATTTCTTACGTGTatcagatgaagaagacaTGTATATCTTATCTGTTCCATTGTTAGATGGTCAACAGGACTCATCGTATGATAATACCCAATTATCCATTTACTTGCCAGAAGGTGCCAAGATTGCCAACGTGGACGCTCCAGTTCCATTTGTTAATCTTTCTTTGAACACTGAAAAATCATACTTTGATTTAAACAAGGGTCACGTAAAAGTTACTTTTAACTTCAAAAATCTAGCCAACGAGATTGCTGATGGCAGAATATTAATCAAATATCAATATACTCAAGCAGCTTTCTATAAAAAGCCAGTCTCTATTGCTATTTACATTTTTGTTGCTCTCATGAGTTTCTTcctattgaagaatattaatTTAACTGTAACTGATAAATaa
- the ORC3 gene encoding origin recognition complex subunit 3 (ancestral locus Anc_5.213), producing the protein MSVNEFANAQRSHYTIIPDVDLEDPIVVETHIPFVKLLDGSESDEAVEKRWELYQQLHSHFHQQVDGIIADVESDTKKGISEILFHDEETWSRNPSFNTLFLLGSDSSTDIELPSSSSSTMNALIDLTPKESPNVRMMLRRSMFKLLSQADSIVNNGTLRPKNEEINDTDVEVTDSKPPGDVSYDLSLVENFKNIFGRNLNMIINFKDVDSLNFQALDNFIVLLTSALKHSHTRISLVFNINTNLSNFEKNLRQSTIRLLKKNSHRLDVSSNKGFKYGNKIFKGFLDTVDGKLNLSDRFVKFLIQKMGNNANHNLQLLTKILDYALMSYFFENPFSVFIDPVNVVYLNEDYFNILKRCPTFMFFIEGLVKNQASSAEILGLLTNSDSALEEFFTEFLVRDNPINGRAEFVATFLEEELKIKNYNLIELYYNLLVGKLETYLDRWPQCQIYKEELMFEPIDTIFQELFKLDNNNGLLSQSLFPFYRTNLEDNMLSWERILPPPLEAETIKEEASDQWKLEQSMGPGIGQLFKLYREANAYINLYDFYCAFKSTLPREHLMGFTSELSKSEKKLQLFLQKYEDEKTESDDSVFDKIALILFMQAIFDLEHIGIISSQSSRMGEIVDKCIWRGI; encoded by the coding sequence ATGAGTGTTAATGAGTTTGCAAATGCACAAAGGAGTCATTATACGATTATCCCGGACGTGGATCTCGAGGATCCAATAGTGGTTGAGACGCATATTCCATTTGTTAAGCTACTAGACGGAAGTGAATCAGATGAGGCTGTTGAGAAAAGATGGGAGCTATACCAACAATTGCATTCACACTTCCATCAACAAGTAGATGGTATTATTGCTGATGTTGAAAGTGACACAAAGAAAGGGATATCGGAGATATTATTTCACGATGAAGAAACTTGGAGCAGGAATCCATCGTTTAATACACTGTTTCTATTGGGATCGGACAGTTCCACCGATATTGAATTACCTAGTAGTTCATCCTCGACAATGAATGCATTAATTGACCTCACACCCAAGGAGTCCCCAAATGTAAGAATGATGCTTCGAAGATCTATGTTCAAACTTTTATCACAAGCAGATTCTATTGTAAACAATGGAACACTGCGaccaaaaaatgaagaaataaatgataCTGATGTGGAAGTAACTGATAGTAAGCCTCCTGGGGATGTATCCTATGATTTATCATTagtggaaaatttcaaaaatatttttggtaGAAACCTAAAcatgataataaattttaaaGATGTGGATTCTCTTAATTTTCAGGCTCTTGATAATTTTATCGTTCTTCTAACTAGTGCATTGAAGCATTCCCATACTAGGATAAGTTTagttttcaatattaaCACGAACctatcaaattttgaaaaaaatttgagGCAATCCACGATCagattattgaagaaaaattctCATCGATTAGATGTCTCAAGCAATAAGGGATTCAAATAtggaaataaaatatttaaaggGTTTTTGGACACAGTGGATGGCAAGTTAAATTTGTCTGATAGATTTGTGAAATTCCTAATTCAAAAGATGGGAAACAATGCAAATCATAACTTGCAACTACTGACGAAAATACTTGATTATGCATTGAtgtcatatttttttgagAACCCATTTTCGGTTTTTATCGACCCAGTTAACGTCGTGTATCTTAATGAGGATTATTTCAACATTCTGAAGAGATGTCCCACGTTCATGTTCTTTATTGAAGGTTTGGTCAAGAATCAGGCTTCCTCAGCAGAAATTCTGGGTCTATTAACAAACTCTGATTCTGCTTTAGAAGAATTTTTTACTGAATTTTTAGTTCGTGATAATCCAATAAATGGACGTGCTGAATTTGTAGCTACTTttttagaagaagaattgaagattaaaaattataatTTAATCgaattatattataatttACTTGTTGgaaaattggaaacttATTTGGATCGCTGGCCACAATGTCAGATATataaggaagaattaatGTTCGAACCAATTGACACAATCTTTCAAGAACTGTTCAAATTGGATAACAATAATGGGCTACTGTCACAAAGTTTATTCCCATTTTATAGGACtaatttggaagataaCATGTTAAGTTGGGAACGAATCTTACCTCCACCATTAGAGGCAGAAACCATAAAAGAGGAAGCCAGTGATCAATGGAAATTAGAACAAAGTATGGGACCTGGGATTGGACAACTCTTCAAATTGTATAGGGAAGCCAATGCTTATATTAATTTGTACGACTTCTATTGTGCCTTTAAAAGTACTCTTCCTAGAGAACATTTAATGGGGTTCACTTCtgaattatcaaaatcagAGAAAAAGTTGCAGTTATTCCTACAGAAGTATGAAGATGAGAAGACTGAGAGTGACGATTCAGTGTTTGATAAGATAGCATTAATACTTTTTATGCAAGCTATATTTGATCTGGAACATATAGGCATCATCAGCTCACAAAGTTCAAGAATGGGTGAAATTGTGGATAAGTGTATTTGGAGAGGTATATAG
- the SPO75 gene encoding Spo75p (ancestral locus Anc_5.211), with protein sequence MTETIESNVNISTYLQSYLAAQNEHATQLMLKFTPEENTFESSFRNITENMFFKLLNTTRTGSAHHHVGISLQRFLSGILVSVLFFFFQLLIFLLLRTKLKTIYQANKVLEENSSDGNEDHSSSFGRHFSWIKDIFLSPIEKYKDKAGIDGYFFLRFLRFLMLLFFILSFVNIPFLVPVHLLAENLKLDSQTGDDNQFKPHLLDRLNMSNIIPPSEPNILIIHLVICIFVIIWFHIMLKSELRYGVSVSMKEIMRNKYQTVLYVDNVPRDMNKIVEYFSLIGQIMDVQFVPKDYKKCHNIWKRLCSIEEKLEIISMEIILEKIFEKSRPKTLKYFKFHFNKLIFRLKTCRRLLNVTFSLHWGNRDGGLLHYLPELKVTKVPFLEERYIAFEETLEHYRRMADKWDDNYYGLETAHQELIGTSSHSKSYFKKVFINFDSVKTAHIFGQLLLSHHNDEWNNIIIGPNPRDIKWGNLALKSPYVMFFRSILASLLGTLTIVGWILPVVTIGLISQLPFFNSPIPLPKFFSKNSEFVQDMVMSVFSVMTLVFLTEFVPFIFEWFSHLRACKTGAAIQIDIQNWFFVFLFVHIFLVLTISSGISFVIESLLNNPVSIPTLLAHDLPKSSNFFCSFILMRGIAYAGGNIIRVKELLIELLYYRPFMYTPHKRYERLTRSLSFQWGTIYPIFSVLGCIGLIYSVIAPIILPLCCVSFSFVYFSFKYLFEFQYNEENKSETFGKLYSHALMELYTGLYCMEFCVMGIFAISNAYKLSFCLFIIVIMTVITQYKISTVYLSRWNQLPLYYIKENQSLESRDLAETDYNDARCNLKEFEIPLIDTKKKHDEIWLLNNDQGIGEEEQEHLEKHYDVACNCDKFSVDKLGNVYLNDK encoded by the coding sequence atgacAGAAACTATTGAAAGCAATGTGAATATTTCAACATATTTACAATCCTATTTGGCTGCCCAAAATGAACATGCTACCCAATTGATGCTGAAATTTACTCCTGAAGAAAACACCTTTGAATCAAGTTTTAGGAATATTACAGAAAACATGTTTTTTAAGCTTTTAAATACAACAAGAACAGGGTCTGCACATCATCACGTAGGGATTTCCTTACAGAGGTTTCTTTCAGGAATATTAGTTTCtgtccttttctttttcttccaacTCCTCATCTTTCTTCTACTCAGAACAAAATTAAAAACAATTTACCAAGCAAATAAAGTTCTAGAAGAAAATTCTTCTGATGGTAATGAGGATCATAGTTCGTCGTTTGGAAGGCACTTTTCATGGattaaagatatatttCTAAGtccaattgaaaaatacaaagACAAAGCCGGTATTGATGGGTATTTTTTTCTGAGATTCTTGAGGTTTTTAATGCttctattttttattttatcattcGTTAATATACCATTCTTAGTCCCAGTTCACTTACTAGCCGAAAACTTGAAATTAGATTCTCAAACAGGAGATGACAACCAATTTAAACCGCATTTATTGGATCGATTGAATATGTCAAATATAATCCCACCATCTGAGCCCAATATCCTCATTATTCATCTGGTAATATGTAtatttgttattatttggttCCATATTATGTTAAAATCTGAATTAAGGTATGGTGTTAGTGTATCTATGAAGGAAATTATGAGGAATAAGTACCAAACCGTTCTTTATGTTGATAATGTTCCAAGGGATATGAACaaaattgttgaatattttagTTTAATAGGTCAAATAATGGATGTCCAATTTGTTCCCAAAGATTACAAAAAATGCCataatatttggaaaagattgtgcagcattgaagaaaagttGGAGATTATATCAATGGAAATTATTTTAGAAAAGATTTTTGAGAAAAGTAGGCCAAAGACTTTAAagtatttcaaattccacTTCAATAAGCTGATTTTTCGTTTAAAGACTTGTCGACGTTTACTTAATGTTACATTTTCCCTTCATTGGGGTAATAGAGATGGGGGTCTCTTACACTATTTGCCAGAATTAAAAGTTACAAAGGTTCCATTTCTTGAGGAGAGATACATCgcctttgaagaaacattaGAGCATTATAGAAGAATGGCAGATAAATGGGATGACAACTACTATGGATTGGAAACAGCTCATCAGGAGCTTATTGGTACAAGTTCTCATTCAAAATcttatttcaaaaaagtGTTTATCAATTTCGATTCTGTAAAAACAGCTCATATATTTGGTCAACTACTACTATCACACCATAATGACGAGtggaataatattattatcggGCCTAATCCTCGTGACATTAAGTGGGGTAACCTGGCATTAAAATCTCCATATGTCATGTTCTTCCGTTCAATATTAGCAAGTCTATTGGGAACTTTAACCATTGTCGGGTGGATATTACCTGTTGTTACCATAGGACTTATATCCCAActtccatttttcaattcaccAATCCCTCTTCCTAAATTTTTTAGTAAAAATTCTGAATTTGTTCAGGATATGGTAATGAGTGTATTCTCAGTAATGACTCTGGTTTTCTTGACTGAATTTGttccttttatttttgaatggTTCAGTCATTTGAGGGCCTGCAAGACGGGAGCTGCAATTCAAATCgatattcaaaattggtTTTTCGTTTTCCTATTTGTTCATATATTTCTGGTTCTCACAATTTCCTCAGGAATATCTTTCGTTATTGAAAGTTTACTCAATAACCCAGTTAGCATTCCCACCTTATTAGCCCACGATTTGCCCAAAAgttcaaattttttctgTTCATTTATATTGATGCGTGGAATTGCTTACGCTGGAGGTAACATCATCAGAGTGAAggaattattaattgaattattatacTATCGACCATTTATGTATACTCCTCATAAAAGATATGAAAGGTTGACTAGGTCGCTATCTTTCCAATGGGGAACAATTTATCCAATATTTTCCGTTTTGGGGTGTATCGGTCTCATTTATAGCGTAATTGCACCCATAATCCTTCCATTATGTTGTGTGTCGTTTTCATTTGtctatttttcattcaaatatcTTTTCGAGTTTCAATATAACGAAGAGAATAAATCAGAGACATTTGGTAAATTATATTCGCATGCTTTAATGGAGCTCTATACAGGCCTATATTGCATGGAATTCTGTGTTATGGGAATCTTTGCCATTTCAAACGCGTACAAGTTATCCTTTTGTCTTTTTATTATAGTTATTATGACTGTTATAACACAGTACAAGATTTCTACTGTCTATCTATCGCGCTGGAACCAATTGCCATTATATtatatcaaagaaaatCAGTCATTAGAGTCCAGAGATTTAGCTGAAACCGATTATAACGATGCAAGATGCAATTTGAAAGAGTTTGAAATTCCATTAATTGACACCAAAAAGAAACATGACGAGATATGGTTGCTAAACAATGACCAAGGAATAGGTGAGGAGGAACAAGAGCACTTGGAAAAACATTATGATGTCGCTTGCAATTGTGATAAATTCTCGGTTGATAAATTAGGTAATGTGTATTTAAACGATAAATAG
- the MMM1 gene encoding ERMES complex subunit MMM1 (ancestral locus Anc_5.210) yields MKDTTRNQRIETSGNATSREKIRSMDYGNSALNNDEIPFLDEYVNKTLPLHLQKLFLDNLKKKNLIPHNVSDTSSFILTPDILNLQGFPSLPGNIGAGSSSSSISWTFAQGFIFGQISVIILFIIFIKFFFFSEGSSKSKNPPIARSSDTSSLSEINLLSILKRGKKDSDTDSDDISKPGNADNLSDEQSQIINSILEKTYYNTSADKSESLDWFNVLVAQIIQQFRNEIWLEKETVIKSLNNFLNEKDLGDLLGPITITEIDIGDYFPIFSNCRITTVSNSVGKKNLQAKIDIDMNDRLAFGVETELMLNYPRAAFATLPIKLNVAIVRFQGCLNVSFTTAEDFISKSSDTKTTTEPNNENDKNERDDENGYNLIFSFSPEYQMEFNIESMIGSRAKLENIPKISSLIEYQVKKWFVERCVEPRFQFVKLPNIWPRSKNTREEKTTPTDNLNKT; encoded by the coding sequence atgaaagataCAACTCGAAATCAACGAATTGAAACTTCTGGAAACGCTACAAGTAGAGAAAAAATAAGGAGCATGGATTATGGAAATTCTGCTCTCAACAATGACGAGATACCATTTTTGGATGAGTATGTTAATAAAACATTACCGCTACACCTACAGAAACTGTTTCTTGATAACctcaagaagaagaatttaataCCGCACAACGTATCTGATACAAGCAGTTTCATTTTGACACCAGATATTCTAAACTTACAGGGTTTTCCATCATTGCCTGGGAATATCGGAGCAGGTTCCTCGTCATCGTCGATATCTTGGACATTTGCCCAAGGTTTTATATTTGGTCAAATTAGTgtgataatattatttattattttcataaaattcttcttcttttctgaGGGTTCTTCCAAATCTAAGAATCCTCCGATAGCACGATCATCTGATACCTCATCACTCTCTGAAATCAACCTACTCTCTATCTTAAAGAGAGGCAAAAAGGATAGTGACACTGACTCAGATGATATTTCAAAACCTGGAAACGCAGACAACTTAAGTGATGAGCAATCTCAAATTATAAACtccattttggaaaaaacaTATTACAATACCTCTGCAGATAAATCTGAGTCCTTAGATTGGTTCAATGTATTAGTAGCCcaaattattcaacaattccGTAATGAGATTTGGCTAGAAAAGGAAACTGTAATAAAATCACTtaacaattttttgaatgaaaaagaTTTGGGGGATCTTCTGGGCCCTATCACAATTACAGAGATTGATATTGGGGATTACTTcccaatattttctaattGTAGAATTACTACAGTATCCAATTCTGTTGGTaagaaaaatttacaaGCAAAAATTGATATCGACATGAACGACCGACTTGCGTTTGGTGTTGAAACCGAATTAATGCTGAATTATCCAAGAGCAGCATTTGCTACTCTGCCTATAAAACTTAATGTTGCAATCGTAAGATTTCAAGGGTGTTTAAATGTGTCCTTCACAACAGCCGAGGATTTTATATCCAAGAGTTCCGATACTAAAACGACAACAGAACCAAATAATGAGAATGATAAGAACGAAAGAGACGATGAGAATGGATATAATctcattttttctttttctccTGAATACCAGATGGAATTTAACATAGAATCAATGATTGGATCTCGAGCAAAACTGGAAAATATACCCAAAATCTCATCACTCATTGAATATCAAGTGAAAAAGTGGTTTGTTGAACGATGTGTCGAACCAAGATTCCAATTTGTAAAATTACCCAACATTTGGCCAAGAAGTAAAAATACAAGGGAAGAGAAGACAACCCCAACggataatttgaataaaacTTGA